TACTAGATGGGATTGTTCTACTCAGGCAAAATGTCCATTTCATAGAAGAACATATAggcttatcttttttttccaatgtgGATATCCCTTTGTAAATGACTAGATTCTTGCTCACGTCAGATGAGCTTTTGCGTATTGAATTATTATGATGTAATTGAGtgaatttttataaaaccaCTTTATTCATagaaaactaaagaaaagaaaagagaacttGTATAAAGCCTGATGTCTCATGAGAAGAATTGAGAAAGTTTATTGCGGACTCTTTTATACGTTTGTCATTGGGGTAAATGCCCTCTTACTTTTGACCATGGTCAATGTTACAACCTCTTCAAAGCCCTCCCGCCAGAGCGGAGGTTAATGGCTAGCGTTAACTCTAGGCTTAGCTCAGGCTTTCCCAAGTTCACAATTCGCGACTTATGGTCCGAGTATTtaatttgcaacatttttgtttagaaatcgtcattaattgatttgtagtggatcgattagaaacccaagtaatatatttaaaaaaattattcatgcgtaaccagagaaattagattcgggaacttgattacactagttaatcaacTAATACTCTTTCAATACCTAAAAAATCAAGTAAAGCATTTGTGTAGCATTTTATACCAATCAtgagttttaggattcaattccTAACCATATTAAGGAAATAGCAATCCATGCATCATCGCTGCACAATTGGAGAAAAGTAAATGTGCAAACGGCAATACGACGTTTACTATCAAGGATTTaagtacaatttctttttgttttcttttaaggattttcacatattttaaggaaaaaaacacTCAAAGGCTATTTTATAGGTTTTTccgattttttggaaataatttttttgggattttctatttttataaaaaacaatattaaataatgatatatatattatcaaaaaGGGTTGGAACCGACCCAGGTCGCCAATCCCGCGGCCGGACTGGGTGTGATACGCGAGCCCAGTCCGGTCCCCCAACCACTAGCCCCCTCGCGAAATGAAAAAGGGGCCCGGCCCGAAGAGAAGCTAACCCTAGATTAAGCCAGCCCAGTTTTATCTCCTATCCAAAGCCCACTTTCAATTGAAAGAAACGCCCAGCCCACAATTTAAACTAAACCAAAACCGGCCCATCAAAGAAAAACCTTAGCCCGAAAACCAAAAAGAATCGGGTCGGTCAAACCCGCGAACCAAACCGGTCGACCCGACTCGCGCCTGTCGCCCAGCTCCTTGCGGCGTCGACGGATGGTCGAGACGAACGGCGCCGCTCGCCTCGGCCGACCCACACGTCCTCTCTGGTGCCGCCTCGGCCGGCCCAGGTCGAGGGTCTGACCTCCGCCTGGGGCCGCCGTCCCTCGGCCGACATGAACACCGCTGGCATCCTCGGCTGAACACAAACCGAAAAAGGCGACGTCGGCGAACAAGCTCGAAACGACCGAACGGCCAACACTCTGGACACCAGCCATCTCGTGAGGAATTCGACTCGACAGGATGATGCCCGGGCGGCTCGATACCGGGCTGAAACGACGAAACTAAAACCAGCTCTCGTTGGGCCATTTCGTCGAACAAGTGGAGCGCGCACTGGAACGAGGGGTCTTGGCTCGAACGGGACCGGAATCTGCGTCGGGACCCTCAGCAAAGAAGCGACGAACACACAGCAGCCGAAGCAACGACGGTCGGGGCCGGAGTTAGCGCGAGCAGGacggccgcgagctccggcccaaCGTGCCCGAAAGGAGGGCAAAATAGGGTCGGGCTCTTGCCGGCTTGAATCGAGGGCGTCGGCTGAGCGCGGTTGTCGGGCGGAGCTCGTGCGCGGCCGAGGTTGGCCGAAGCCATCTCGCTGCGATCTCCGTCTCTCTCGGCCTCTCGATCTCACCCAAACCccaactctttctctctcggtgctctctctctctctctccaaagctGCCTCTCGAATCCCTCCCTTTCGCCCCCCTTCATCGAGCTCCGGAAGAGGGCCCGATCGACGGGGGTTTCGGCTGCCGGTCCTGGCAACGCCTAGCGGCCCTGGTGTGGCCGAGCCGGCGTCCCATCCTCCGCGGACGCctgctcggcattgaaggcgTCCGCCAAGACGTCCCCTTCCGTCGGGGTTTCTCGCCGGATCTCGCGCTGCTCCGTTCGGCGGCATTGATGGGGCCCGCGAGACGTCCCCTCCGTCGCTGGTCTACCCTCTTCTCTCAGCCGGAGGTCGTCCTGCACGCGTTGGGTGCAGCgcgaggaaggagggaggaagaagaacgaGAGGGCCGGGCCGCGAAGACAGCGAGCCGGGGGTGAGATGGGCCCTGGGCCGGAGCGGGAACGAGATAAAGGACTGGGGTCAGGCCCAGCCCCCAAGGCcaacgttttcttttttctttttcttttttaaaacaaaaaaagagagagttgaCGTTACTAGCGTCGATATCATTGGAGTATAAggtttttattgaattttgctTAATTGTCCTCCCCGAACTTAGGTTATCTTAGTTTCCATTTACATCGTGGCCAAAAGAGAGCGTTCATATTACTATAGAATTTCATGATTGGAGTATACATTTTGACCGACTTCAATTAATGTTATACCATATTAGCAAAAAGCTCATACATTGGTAATGAAACTACATGAATCTAGCTGCAGGAAAATGTAAATGACAAGGAATTGATAtgcctaaaaataatttttatagaaaataaattacaagGAAATGAAGCTACACAAAAGACGATACAAGGATGAGGTTGCTATAATCATTCCTGTTATGCTTTCTACCAATTcggatgattaaaaaaaaaaggtgacagTATAAACTTGGTAAAAAGTTGCCGTAGTCATTCTTGCCATGCTATCTACGAATTCAGATGATGTTGTATTTGTTCAAATTTACTCCATTAGAACTGATTTGGCAAGTATGCAGAGGGAACGACTAGGGGCAATATTCGATGAGGAACCGGCTCTCATGTAGAAGAGAACAGCCATTGCAAAAGGCTAGAATTTTATCGAGTCAGCTAGGGATGAGACTGATGCGGTGCTCCGGGAAGTGAGGGAAGCATCACATTGCATTATATCAGCCAGTTTTCCACAATCTTTTTTCTCACTTGAATTACCAGTAGTTGACGCGTGAATCGGCAAAAAGACTTCATTATGTATCACatctttgatgaatttttttcaaactGTTGGTGTTGAAAATTTGCACCATGCCCCGAAGAGAGAAATGTTATGTTTTCATTTTACATGATTGGGATCATATGACAGAAACTTTTTGATAAAGAGACGATAGCCTTAGAATTGGGACATCATATCTGTAGTAGTTGCAGCATTGCAGAAGGGTTTAGCAAATGGCTTTGTCATCATGTTTGAGGCTTTTGCTAGCTTTTATATAATACAAAGAGTTCATTATATACATAAGTTACCGGTACAATGTATCTTATGTATATGATCACAAAGAGAGGAACTTCTAAATTTATGACATAGATGTACATCTTCTTAATCTGACAAGTTTCTTTAACTCTCACGAATGCTGCTTCATGTTAGGGGTTGTCCTTGAGGCCCATATTTGATAATTACCTCTCCTACAACATGTCATATAAATGATCAGGACTTTACCTATGGGCTACAAGAAGATCAAAGAAGCTACTTAGATTTCATACTAAGGGTTAGCAAAGAATTATGTATTGAATAATTGAGAGCATGTGTTAGTGTGCTTActaagtagagagagagagagagagagagagagagagattcctaCGTAGGTCCTACAAGTAAGTACCTGAAAAGCTCTTTTGAACCGAAGCGTGGTAATTATCCCTGATATCATCAGCTTTTCAATGATCTTATCTATTGCTTGAATGTAAGATATTCTCCAAGATTGCTTGAAATGCAATGCACTACAAAATCCCAAGAATCCAATTGTGAATCCCAGTCCCAGGCCCACATAGAACCAATTATGGGCGTCCATATTGCCTTCATTAGGTTCACCTCCATTTCGAGAACCACCATCTTGTCTATCGATATCAGGATGTTGCTCATCTCTAGGGCAAACTTTCAAAAGACGAGCtccacaaagtccatcgttaccGTGATACACAGATTCATCATCCATGGTATGCAAATGAATGCTTGAAGGGATAGGGCCTGATAATATATTGAATGAGAGATTGAGATGACCCAGAAAGTCCATGCTGGATATGCTAGGAGGGATTCTACCCGAAATCTTGTTGTTGGATAGGTCAAgggattctaattttttgaggTCGCCAATGTTTGTAGGGATTTTCCCACTCAAATTGTTTTGCGAGAGGTTCAAATTCTGAAGTTGGACAAGCCTAGTcaacttttttggtatttcgCCATTTAAATTGTTTGCAGATAAGTCAATGGAATGGAAGAATTTGAGTGTCTTGTCATATATTCGGCTAGTTCCCTTTGCATGAACCATGACGTAAATAAATGCCGGATATGACAAAAGGATCCAAGGGGGCCGAACTTCAACCATAGACAACAATCGATTAAAACATAGCGGAATGCTTCCGGAAATGTTGTTCCGTGCTAGGCTTAAAAACTGGAGATGATGAAGTTGGCAGAGTTGCGTGGGAATGCCTCCGGTGAAACTATTCTTCTCAAAATCGATGATGGCTAATGTTTGAAAATGTCGTCCAAATGGAGGAATTTCACCAGTGAAGTCATTATCACTTAGATCGAGGAACAGAAGTTTAGCTAGGTTTGACAAGCATTGGGGAAGCACTTTGTCGAAGCAATTTTTATGCAGGTTCAGAACTACCAATTGCTTAAAATCGCAGAAAGACTTAGTAATCTGACCTCTTAACCTGTTGTCACTCAGTGAAATCACTTCCAATGCTGTCAACTTTTTCAGACATAAGGGTAGTCTCCCAGATGGTTCTTTGACAGATCAAGATAAAATAGGTTCTCCATCGCACATAGTGAATTTGGGATGCTGCCGCTGAGATTGTTACCAGCAAGATAAAGATATTTTAACGGTGGCATCTTGTTTCCGTCCATTCTGGAAATGGGGCTTAGAGAGGGTAGTGTCCCGGATAGTTGGTTCTTTGACagattaagataatataggTTCTCCATTGCCCATAGAGAATTCGGTATGCTGCCACTGAGATTGTTaccagaaagaaaaagatatctTAACAGTGGCATCTTGTTTCCGTCCATTCTGGAAATGGGGCCTTTGAGCATATTATTACTGAGATCAAGCCATTCAACGTTAAGTAAAATGTCGGAAAGCCAATTAGGAACTTCATCTGAGATGTTTGCATTGGCCATGAACAAAACTGAAATATTCCTTTGTGTTCGAAGCCACAATGGAAATTTCGGTCCCACACCAACATCTGACATGCCAATCATTTGAAGTTGGAATGGAGGAACCCAGGCGGGATCAAAACTTAAAACAAGTTCATTAGCCGAAATGAACAAATAGGTCAGGCTCGTGAGATTTGCAAAGTGCAATTCACCAACAACTCCGTCCaatgaattatttaatatgTAAAAACTCTCTAGTCTAGATAGTCGTCCAATACTTTCCGGGATGTTTCCACTCAATTTGTTGTAGCTGAGATCCAACTCTCTTAGAGATGATAGCTCCCCCAAAGTTACCGGAATAGGTCCCGACATTGAGTTTTCTGATAGACTTAGGTACTCGAGATCCCTGAAACTCCCAAATTGGTTTGGTATATGGCCACTGAAATTATTGGCACTGAAATCACAAATTCTCAAGTCACTTTGTGCCGACTCCAAAGGACCATGGATGATGCTCCCAACGTCTCCATCAAAGCTATTATACGCCAACCCTAATACACGCAACTTGTAGAGACTGCTGAAGTTTTTCAGAATTTGACCATCTAGCAAATTATCAGACACATCAAGAAAGGAAAGTTGTTGATTATTATCAAAGAGTGTCCTGGGAAATGTGccttttgttggagaaatctttccagaatattttgaagctgacaaaacgtttctttCAGTCTAAAGTCTGCATGTTCGGAGACCGTcagtttaaagtctgaagactttgttctctcgagactcaagactcaagactcaagacttaagtctcaagactcaagactcaagacttaagtctcaagactcaagactttattctcaccgacagtctttctaatccagtgttgaaggaaatccaaagccaaggtttatggttgaggattcgatcctatcctctggaatagattctttggttggataatcatttcggattctttaattcttatctaaggtcgattgaagatccgatggtcaacgaaataattttggattattctattcttggaaaccgagatcctgattgtatgggcgaacagattgatgggctatcatcgattccttaaatagctcggatgatcttcttgattgattccgtccaacgggtagattggaggaattcctttggtaagtgccaacggctatgatggcatgaaggagtataaaggaagacgtt
This Eucalyptus grandis isolate ANBG69807.140 chromosome 7, ASM1654582v1, whole genome shotgun sequence DNA region includes the following protein-coding sequences:
- the LOC120296170 gene encoding receptor-like protein 15; this translates as MASAPAFAPLILWTLLVFQSFEFGHSEAFANVSCFGTEREALLKFRQGLIDHSKRLLSWTNKDCCEWKGVECNEKSGHVFKLDLCNPFCETLPNGYVSCSDKSSLADGQILKNFSSLYKLRVLGLAYNSFDGDVGSIIHGPLESAQSDLRICDFSANNFSGHIPNQFGSFRDLEYLSLSENSMSGPIPVTLGELSSLRELDLSYNKLSGNIPESIGRLSRLESFYILNNSLDGVVGELHFANLTSLTYLFISANELVLSFDPAWVPPFQLQMIGMSDVGVGPKFPLWLRTQRNISVLFMANANISDEVPNWLSDILLNVEWLDLSNNMLKGPISRMDGNKMPLLRYLFLSGNNLSGSIPNSLWAMENLYYLNLSKNQLSGTLPSLSPISRMDGNKMPPLKYLYLAGNNLSGSIPNSLCAMENLFYLDLSKNHLGDYPYV